A genome region from Sphingobium sp. CR2-8 includes the following:
- a CDS encoding universal stress protein, with protein MKILAVIVGADSTATCLNAAVLAAQCVGECTIEALNVVVDPAHLVAASDEVDMQRLRERWEGTASERSAACHTAFLAWNAGAAQDVPSVTWRTVVGDEEAVVTEEAKNADLLVVIAHERNMDGGDALHAALFGTQKPVLIVPISWKPRAGQRFSHIAVGFSDSPAARRAVEAATPWLKGATDVTAIRIGDVDDPALKLESLLDDAGIANRLRLVPRSHGNLGHQLLTEAHQAGADMLVTGTYRHNQLIEWFAGGITRHLLACADIPLLMIH; from the coding sequence ATGAAGATTCTCGCCGTCATCGTCGGAGCCGACAGCACTGCGACGTGCCTCAACGCAGCCGTTCTCGCAGCGCAGTGCGTGGGGGAGTGTACGATCGAAGCCCTGAACGTTGTGGTCGATCCTGCCCATCTGGTTGCTGCCAGCGACGAGGTCGACATGCAGCGTCTGCGCGAACGTTGGGAAGGCACGGCCAGCGAGCGATCGGCCGCCTGCCACACGGCTTTCCTCGCGTGGAACGCAGGAGCGGCGCAGGACGTTCCGTCCGTCACCTGGCGGACCGTGGTTGGCGATGAAGAAGCCGTGGTGACGGAGGAGGCCAAGAATGCCGACCTGTTAGTCGTGATCGCCCACGAGCGGAACATGGACGGTGGGGACGCCCTGCATGCCGCGCTGTTCGGCACCCAGAAACCGGTGCTGATCGTCCCGATTTCCTGGAAGCCAAGGGCCGGTCAGCGCTTTTCGCATATCGCTGTAGGCTTTAGCGACTCCCCTGCGGCGAGACGCGCTGTCGAGGCGGCCACGCCTTGGTTGAAAGGTGCCACTGACGTCACCGCTATTCGGATCGGCGATGTAGACGATCCTGCGCTCAAACTGGAATCGCTGCTCGATGACGCAGGGATTGCGAACAGACTGCGCCTGGTCCCGCGCTCGCACGGGAACCTTGGCCATCAACTCCTGACGGAAGCCCATCAAGCCGGAGCGGATATGCTGGTGACGGGAACGTATCGGCACAACCAGCTGATTGAATGGTTCGCAGGCGGCATAACCCGGCACTTGCTCGCTTGCGCGGACATACCGCTGCTGATGATCCATTGA
- a CDS encoding nucleoid-associated protein → MNEIVALAIHDLDRRDGVYKVQAADKQLNVTPTTQRLIDELYDLYNRRASKSHGKFTTAEGYPTQAQVRDYVADPQKDFLSLTSRMMETLRNQAQARSASTGGHVLFAHFRRETRDYLLVAIITDKLSAALTSQRDVQDVRHLDLDGFRFAGRINLTAWSNGEERYISFLKGKGDVSAYFQHFLGCDSVVQDRVDTSNLVTALKEFVAETKMPEKEGNEFLGKAKAICERASRAREEIEFDALANELMPKDPKKLADHLAHTDRALSDRFVPDRRALASLVRFRGGTKQWKVEFDRDAVSNRSVIYDAGANTLTLTGLPDDLVEQLKSEGLGNG, encoded by the coding sequence TTGAACGAGATCGTAGCACTTGCCATACATGACCTCGATCGCCGCGATGGCGTCTACAAGGTCCAAGCCGCCGACAAGCAGCTTAACGTCACGCCGACGACGCAGCGGCTGATCGACGAACTGTACGACCTTTACAACCGTCGGGCGTCAAAGTCGCACGGCAAGTTCACGACTGCGGAGGGTTATCCGACGCAGGCGCAGGTGCGCGACTACGTGGCGGATCCGCAGAAGGATTTCCTGAGCCTCACATCGCGGATGATGGAGACGCTGCGCAATCAGGCGCAGGCGCGGTCTGCGTCGACTGGCGGGCACGTCCTGTTCGCGCACTTCCGTCGCGAAACGCGCGACTATCTGCTCGTCGCCATCATCACCGACAAGCTCAGCGCCGCGCTGACCTCGCAGCGCGACGTGCAGGACGTGCGGCATCTCGACTTGGACGGCTTCCGCTTCGCGGGGCGCATCAACTTGACAGCCTGGTCGAACGGCGAGGAACGCTACATCAGCTTCCTCAAGGGAAAGGGCGATGTGTCGGCGTATTTCCAGCACTTCCTCGGCTGCGATTCCGTCGTTCAGGATCGAGTGGACACGTCGAACCTCGTCACTGCACTGAAGGAGTTCGTGGCCGAGACCAAGATGCCCGAGAAGGAGGGCAACGAGTTTCTCGGCAAGGCCAAGGCGATCTGCGAGCGCGCGTCCCGCGCGCGTGAGGAAATCGAGTTCGACGCGCTCGCGAATGAGCTGATGCCGAAGGATCCCAAGAAACTGGCCGACCATCTCGCCCACACCGATCGGGCGTTGAGCGACCGGTTCGTCCCGGACCGGCGCGCTCTCGCATCGCTCGTGCGGTTCCGGGGTGGCACGAAGCAGTGGAAGGTCGAGTTCGACCGCGACGCGGTCAGCAACCGCTCGGTGATCTACGACGCCGGTGCGAACACGCTCACGCTGACGGGGCTGCCCGACGACCTCGTCGAGCAGCTGAAGTCCGAAGGCCTCGGCAATGGCTGA
- the cls gene encoding cardiolipin synthase: protein MISIPNLTLAYLLLEWAIRLIMVVVIPLRRPPEAARSWLLLVLFLPVPAFILYRLIGRAAFPSWRRDRFRRAAPERESAAQALTSSKRTPSRTAVLAQSLGGFPGCGGNALNLLEDYDGAIDAMVAAIDAAHVRVHLLTYILADDRTGLKVADALGRARARGVDVRVLIDALGSRPWVKRSLAMLADRGVTAQLVLPVRFAALRRARSDLRNHRKLCLIDGMVAFVGSQNIVNRDFKPGIVNDELVARVEGPVVCALDAVFASDWFLETEQTIAVLPLPDVTGASELQAMPSGPDYCVPGYERLLVELVHEAQENITIVSPYLIPDEALLTALKNAVARGVAIDLVVSHVVDQRLVNLAQRSYYTELLEAGVRLHRYRDRLLHAKNVSIDGRIAVIGSSNADVRSFMLNAEISLILHDEASAGPLADVQRGYIRRSDRLLLEEWRDRPRVSRFCENLARLVSPLL from the coding sequence ATGATCTCCATCCCGAACCTGACGCTCGCTTATCTGCTGCTCGAATGGGCGATCCGGCTCATCATGGTGGTGGTCATTCCGCTGCGACGTCCGCCCGAAGCGGCACGCAGCTGGCTGCTACTGGTTCTGTTCCTGCCGGTGCCCGCCTTCATCCTGTACCGCCTGATCGGCCGCGCCGCGTTCCCGTCCTGGCGGCGGGATCGCTTCAGGCGGGCGGCGCCGGAGCGGGAGAGCGCCGCGCAGGCGCTGACGAGCAGTAAACGCACGCCTTCCCGGACAGCTGTGCTTGCACAATCTCTGGGCGGCTTTCCCGGCTGCGGTGGCAACGCCCTCAATCTCCTTGAGGACTATGACGGCGCGATCGACGCCATGGTGGCAGCGATAGATGCAGCCCATGTTCGGGTGCATCTGCTGACCTACATCTTGGCCGACGATAGGACGGGACTGAAAGTCGCAGATGCCCTTGGCCGCGCCCGCGCGCGGGGCGTTGATGTCCGCGTGCTGATCGATGCGCTAGGGTCGCGCCCCTGGGTGAAGCGCAGCCTGGCGATGCTGGCGGACCGAGGCGTCACCGCCCAACTGGTCCTACCGGTTCGCTTCGCAGCGCTGCGCCGTGCGCGAAGCGATTTGCGCAACCACCGCAAGCTGTGCCTGATCGATGGCATGGTCGCTTTCGTCGGATCGCAGAATATCGTGAACCGTGATTTCAAACCCGGGATCGTCAATGACGAACTTGTCGCCCGGGTCGAAGGCCCGGTCGTCTGCGCGCTCGATGCCGTCTTTGCCAGCGACTGGTTTCTTGAGACCGAACAGACCATCGCGGTGTTGCCCTTGCCCGACGTCACCGGCGCCTCAGAGTTGCAGGCGATGCCCAGTGGCCCGGACTATTGCGTGCCAGGCTATGAGCGATTGCTCGTCGAACTCGTTCACGAGGCGCAAGAGAATATCACCATCGTCTCGCCCTATCTGATCCCAGACGAAGCCCTGCTGACCGCGCTCAAGAACGCGGTCGCACGCGGCGTCGCGATCGACCTTGTCGTTTCGCATGTTGTGGACCAGCGGCTCGTGAACCTTGCCCAGCGATCCTATTATACCGAACTGCTCGAGGCAGGCGTACGCCTCCACCGCTACCGCGACAGGTTGCTGCACGCGAAGAACGTATCGATCGATGGCCGCATCGCCGTCATCGGATCCAGCAATGCCGATGTTCGCTCCTTCATGCTGAATGCGGAGATCAGCCTGATCTTGCATGATGAAGCGTCCGCCGGACCTCTCGCGGATGTCCAACGGGGATACATCCGCCGAAGCGACCGACTTTTGCTGGAGGAATGGCGTGATCGCCCGCGTGTTTCCCGCTTCTGCGAAAATCTGGCTCGCCTCGTCAGTCCTTTGCTGTGA
- a CDS encoding DUF190 domain-containing protein, producing MTDTAILTSSEIGMLRIYMAPRDTAEPRKAWKLWSARPLYRELVVQAKAAGLMNAVAHHTHYGFSNHGPVLDQGAETSNPYLTMCVELIGHRADLELFCQRHAALLETKVVIYKQLEHWAIDAVTKQESDV from the coding sequence ATGACTGACACAGCTATCCTTACGTCCAGCGAGATCGGCATGCTGCGTATCTATATGGCACCGCGTGATACGGCAGAGCCGCGCAAGGCATGGAAGCTGTGGTCAGCGCGTCCGCTTTATCGCGAGCTTGTCGTCCAGGCAAAGGCTGCCGGTCTGATGAACGCTGTAGCCCATCATACCCACTACGGTTTCAGCAATCACGGACCGGTGCTCGATCAGGGTGCGGAAACGAGCAATCCCTATCTGACCATGTGCGTCGAACTGATCGGTCATCGGGCGGATCTCGAACTGTTCTGCCAGCGCCACGCCGCCCTGCTGGAGACGAAGGTGGTCATCTACAAGCAGCTCGAGCATTGGGCGATCGACGCTGTGACAAAGCAGGAGAGCGATGTATGA
- a CDS encoding voltage-gated chloride channel family protein, with translation MRAKFAILLSNLNVLAFVRDRHDHALSVLLWLALLVPMAAAVGSLCAAFLWSLDVATRTRFAHPWLLFLLPVGGFAVGLLYHLFGRSVEGGNNLIVEQVHEPGGGVPLRMAPLIFVGTVVTHLFGGSAGREGTAVQLGGSLASAFATMFRLDAESTRIILMAGIAAGFGAVFGTPLAGAVFALEVLAVGRVEYRALVPTLIAAVVGDWTCHQWGIHHGLYHIDYLKGAVGKIAVDPVLLLEAGISGVAFGLVGLLFSELSHGFGDFVKRHVRFGPLRPFLGGLTVIALVYLLGKRDYLGLGVWAPDASTPTIASFFSPGQDYWSWALKLLFTVVTLGTGFKGGEVTPLFFIGAALGHALGTLFGGPVDLFAGLGFVAVFAGTANTPLACTIMGIELFGATHAVYIAVACFVAYLCSGHSGIYLSQQIAVPKHPRISISPGMTLRGIRAARTQITRQDLHTND, from the coding sequence GTGCGCGCTAAATTCGCAATATTGCTGTCCAACCTGAACGTCCTGGCCTTTGTTCGGGATCGGCATGATCACGCCCTGTCCGTCCTGCTCTGGCTGGCGCTCCTTGTTCCCATGGCGGCGGCGGTCGGCAGTCTCTGCGCCGCCTTCCTTTGGAGCCTTGACGTTGCAACACGCACACGCTTTGCGCATCCGTGGCTGCTGTTTCTCCTGCCGGTCGGCGGTTTCGCGGTCGGCCTGCTTTATCATCTGTTTGGTCGCAGCGTCGAAGGCGGCAATAACCTGATCGTCGAGCAGGTCCATGAACCGGGGGGCGGCGTGCCCTTGCGCATGGCGCCGTTGATCTTCGTCGGCACCGTTGTCACCCACCTGTTCGGCGGGTCGGCCGGGCGCGAAGGCACGGCTGTGCAGCTTGGCGGCAGCCTTGCCAGCGCGTTCGCCACGATGTTTCGCCTTGATGCCGAGAGTACCCGTATCATCCTGATGGCCGGTATTGCCGCAGGTTTCGGGGCCGTGTTCGGCACACCGTTGGCGGGCGCCGTTTTCGCACTGGAGGTTCTGGCGGTCGGCCGAGTGGAATATCGCGCGCTGGTGCCGACGTTGATAGCGGCGGTTGTCGGCGACTGGACCTGTCACCAGTGGGGTATCCACCACGGATTATATCATATCGACTATCTCAAGGGTGCGGTTGGGAAGATCGCTGTCGACCCGGTGCTTTTGCTCGAGGCGGGCATTTCCGGCGTGGCGTTTGGACTGGTCGGCCTGCTGTTCTCCGAATTGTCGCACGGCTTCGGCGACTTCGTGAAACGCCACGTCCGGTTCGGACCGCTGCGTCCCTTTCTGGGCGGCCTTACGGTGATCGCTCTCGTCTATCTGCTCGGCAAGCGCGACTATCTTGGTCTCGGGGTCTGGGCACCCGATGCCTCCACACCCACGATCGCAAGCTTCTTCTCGCCCGGTCAGGATTACTGGAGTTGGGCGCTCAAGCTGCTGTTCACGGTCGTGACGCTGGGCACAGGCTTCAAGGGCGGCGAGGTAACACCGCTGTTCTTCATCGGCGCGGCACTGGGTCATGCCCTCGGCACGCTTTTCGGCGGACCTGTCGATCTCTTCGCGGGACTTGGGTTCGTCGCCGTCTTTGCCGGGACGGCGAACACGCCTTTGGCCTGCACCATCATGGGCATCGAACTGTTCGGTGCGACCCATGCCGTCTACATCGCCGTTGCCTGTTTCGTCGCCTACCTGTGCTCAGGCCACAGCGGCATCTATCTGTCTCAGCAGATCGCCGTCCCCAAGCATCCGCGCATTTCCATCAGCCCAGGCATGACGCTGCGGGGCATTCGCGCAGCGCGCACCCAGATCACCAGGCAGGACCTCCACACAAATGACTGA
- a CDS encoding AAA family ATPase has product MIPLLSNFGDRFSGKGEMARGELMKKLLASYGRDDEFRAVAEQIITEEEAKNNKVLARSLRRSLEVAPPKASRPKALASLIPFPEAAGDFVELVEPSHNKQDIILSAENTRIFQGLLEEFRRGEEIRRRGLSVRSKMLFCGPPGCGKTLCAEIFAAELGLPLYVVKLDRLISSYLGETATNIRKIFEFARKQPSVLFFDEFDAIARARDEDGEHNELRRVVNSLLIFIDRIQPKGYLVAATNLDHALDAAIWRRFDEVVWFDRPDQRMVARFLKMKFKNVAIAFDPADHLDVLQGHSYAELDRICVQAIKAAIIDRRKEVSGSDFKDAVADEQRRQRRTRRMTSA; this is encoded by the coding sequence ATGATTCCGCTATTGTCCAATTTCGGGGACCGATTTTCTGGCAAGGGTGAGATGGCGCGCGGCGAGCTGATGAAAAAACTGCTGGCGAGCTACGGCCGAGACGATGAGTTTCGGGCGGTTGCCGAGCAGATCATCACGGAGGAGGAAGCGAAGAACAACAAGGTTCTCGCCCGATCGCTCCGCCGTTCGCTGGAAGTCGCGCCGCCCAAGGCGAGCCGGCCCAAGGCACTTGCGTCGCTGATTCCCTTTCCGGAGGCGGCAGGCGACTTCGTCGAACTCGTTGAGCCGAGCCATAACAAGCAGGATATCATCCTCTCGGCTGAGAATACTCGCATCTTCCAGGGACTGCTGGAGGAGTTTCGCCGTGGCGAGGAAATCCGCCGCCGGGGACTGTCGGTGCGGTCCAAGATGCTGTTCTGCGGCCCGCCAGGATGCGGCAAGACACTGTGCGCGGAGATTTTCGCCGCGGAGCTTGGCTTGCCGCTCTATGTCGTCAAGCTGGACCGTCTCATTTCTTCCTATCTTGGAGAGACGGCGACCAACATCCGCAAGATTTTCGAGTTCGCGCGCAAACAGCCATCAGTCCTCTTTTTCGACGAGTTCGACGCAATCGCGCGGGCGCGGGATGAGGATGGCGAGCACAATGAGCTGCGCCGGGTCGTGAACAGCCTCTTGATCTTCATCGATCGGATCCAGCCGAAGGGCTATCTGGTTGCCGCGACCAACCTCGATCATGCGCTCGACGCGGCAATTTGGCGCCGGTTCGACGAGGTCGTCTGGTTTGACCGCCCGGATCAGCGAATGGTTGCCCGCTTCCTGAAGATGAAATTCAAGAATGTGGCGATCGCATTCGACCCCGCTGATCATCTGGATGTGCTTCAGGGCCATTCCTACGCAGAACTGGATCGTATCTGCGTGCAGGCGATCAAGGCCGCGATCATTGATCGTCGCAAGGAGGTCTCTGGTTCGGACTTCAAGGATGCTGTCGCCGACGAGCAACGGCGGCAGCGTCGGACTCGGCGCATGACATCAGCCTGA
- a CDS encoding HNH endonuclease has protein sequence MVDAYLPALSDFKFSAEEQAAIAAAMLEESPWDKVPAAHKDAMKSAKQRILSYHMARHKQQCCYCRAILQGGGYFMIDREHILPKSLYKPFTFAPWNLSVSCKRCNMQFKKDCVAFVIDAQGAGPADTGANYRLVHPNFDVWDNHLLRTTVQTSGNVLVKFTVVPGSAKGNYHHEYFALKELEIDTFNRAQGLEAADGSVADAIRDLARLHGQAN, from the coding sequence ATGGTCGATGCCTATTTGCCTGCGTTAAGCGATTTCAAATTCAGCGCCGAAGAGCAAGCCGCGATCGCTGCGGCGATGCTGGAGGAAAGTCCATGGGACAAGGTGCCTGCCGCCCACAAGGACGCGATGAAGAGCGCCAAGCAGCGTATCCTTTCCTACCATATGGCGCGGCACAAGCAGCAATGCTGCTATTGCCGCGCCATCCTTCAGGGCGGCGGCTATTTTATGATCGACCGGGAGCATATCCTCCCCAAGAGCCTGTATAAGCCCTTCACCTTCGCGCCATGGAACCTGTCCGTCTCGTGCAAGCGCTGCAACATGCAGTTCAAGAAGGATTGCGTGGCTTTTGTGATCGATGCGCAGGGCGCAGGCCCAGCGGACACGGGCGCAAATTACCGGCTCGTCCACCCCAATTTCGACGTCTGGGACAATCATCTGCTCAGAACGACGGTTCAGACCAGCGGCAATGTGCTGGTTAAGTTCACGGTCGTGCCGGGAAGCGCCAAGGGCAACTATCACCACGAATATTTTGCCCTGAAAGAATTGGAGATCGACACTTTCAACCGGGCGCAGGGACTTGAGGCGGCTGACGGATCGGTGGCGGACGCGATCCGAGATTTGGCCCGGCTGCACGGTCAGGCGAATTGA
- a CDS encoding AAA family ATPase — translation MRKDERVAILVGPNGAGKSRFLFDLAQRNRHYRKVAIISNTAYDQFSGLRGVERISAGKGFNSPISIIKRCVQMTFAEMDSRFYQIGSVLEYCHYRPQFGFRVKPGKRGDRKRSTVYYENDVYRNLVDNIERGAFSDIFWIDAASSGTRFSYRADDVQALLSFERDLRRDRVVRGIDVYLERDVDGRTIELHRASSGELSLMSSMIFLVANVIDDGVVIVDEPENSLHPNWQREYIDTVLTTLRYRDAAIVVATHAPLVVTGAIAQNPGMISVFQVENARPKLLKLDTAAAGGSIEEMLWKAFDVVTPVSHFVSEELVGAVSRFEAGDTTKAEVLDLIAAMKEASFDRKQEAFLEAVSKLVDDLDKKLSAGSGVS, via the coding sequence ATGCGAAAGGACGAGCGGGTCGCGATCCTTGTCGGACCGAACGGCGCGGGAAAGAGCAGGTTCCTGTTCGACCTCGCGCAACGCAACCGACACTATCGCAAGGTCGCCATCATCTCAAACACGGCCTATGATCAATTCAGCGGCTTGCGGGGCGTCGAACGCATCTCGGCGGGCAAAGGCTTCAATTCGCCGATCTCGATCATAAAACGCTGCGTCCAGATGACCTTCGCCGAGATGGACTCACGCTTCTACCAGATCGGATCCGTGCTCGAATATTGCCATTACAGGCCGCAATTCGGCTTCCGGGTGAAGCCGGGCAAACGCGGCGACCGTAAGCGGTCCACCGTCTATTACGAGAATGATGTGTATCGAAATCTCGTCGACAATATCGAGCGGGGAGCGTTCTCGGACATATTCTGGATCGATGCAGCTTCCTCCGGTACGCGTTTTTCCTACCGCGCGGATGATGTGCAGGCTTTGCTGTCGTTCGAGCGCGATCTGCGCCGGGACCGGGTGGTGCGCGGCATCGATGTCTATCTGGAGCGCGACGTTGACGGTCGGACGATCGAATTGCACCGGGCAAGTTCGGGCGAACTGTCACTCATGTCGTCGATGATCTTCCTGGTCGCCAACGTCATCGACGATGGGGTGGTGATCGTCGACGAGCCGGAGAACAGTCTCCACCCCAACTGGCAGCGCGAATATATCGACACGGTACTGACAACCCTGCGCTATCGCGATGCCGCCATCGTCGTGGCCACTCATGCGCCACTCGTCGTGACCGGAGCGATCGCCCAGAATCCGGGCATGATATCGGTCTTTCAGGTCGAGAATGCGCGCCCCAAGCTCCTCAAGCTTGACACCGCTGCGGCCGGTGGCAGCATCGAGGAGATGCTGTGGAAGGCGTTCGACGTGGTCACGCCGGTCAGCCATTTCGTGAGCGAGGAGCTAGTAGGCGCGGTCTCGCGGTTCGAGGCTGGCGATACGACGAAGGCGGAGGTTCTTGACCTTATCGCAGCCATGAAAGAGGCCAGTTTCGACCGGAAACAGGAAGCGTTTCTGGAGGCGGTCTCGAAGCTGGTGGACGACCTCGATAAGAAGCTCAGCGCCGGGAGCGGCGTATCCTGA
- a CDS encoding DUF5623 domain-containing protein, giving the protein MFGPVKWLAGNTSLQVGRMMMLNPDTRPSSIEGIKRLATQIKKTVGIPHHEALDLASRAASFQSFPLAHKALVRPAEGYPRFQLFLTFYWTDRETYRRGRETLEIWLSQPLLDLCSKAEMKMVSGLANMRLVAPDHLVTDMMGQSQEFARGQILKSVRALRFMEATGLRPCDHEPSRKAKASLSEELPDHDQDSDWYDPVSGHYVMIDEPYSRPVVSSERAAWARVNGWHIEAARWPGIYFPNRCAFFVAANANAGFDFSALMDRINAIPVITDNWFGISARGHALFVSPAAQTPQDRRRAKAKALVVARPSKTTTPYFGMWGHAKRRPNGTPGLEAHQVMGRMIKAVLHSRHKPWAVNRRMDKVRSTLEDWLNYELEQGDLDGPEFFDVYYNDLPDGDPFELLAQSSEGVAYLLLELKRKLESVYPICAPRAAMMSRIDVSVRIVCDDFAHESPSFRGEPSLRRDERTG; this is encoded by the coding sequence TTGTTCGGACCTGTGAAGTGGTTGGCGGGTAACACTTCGTTGCAGGTCGGGAGAATGATGATGTTAAATCCTGATACCCGTCCCTCGTCCATCGAGGGCATCAAACGACTTGCAACCCAGATCAAAAAGACTGTGGGCATCCCGCATCATGAGGCGCTCGATCTTGCGTCGAGAGCGGCCTCATTTCAGAGTTTCCCGCTCGCCCACAAGGCATTGGTGCGGCCGGCGGAGGGCTATCCACGCTTCCAGCTCTTCCTCACATTCTACTGGACCGATCGCGAAACCTATCGGCGCGGCCGTGAAACGCTAGAAATCTGGCTGTCCCAGCCGCTGCTCGACCTTTGTAGCAAGGCCGAAATGAAGATGGTGAGCGGTCTTGCGAACATGCGTCTGGTCGCGCCCGATCATCTCGTGACGGACATGATGGGGCAGAGCCAGGAGTTCGCGCGAGGTCAAATCCTGAAATCGGTTCGCGCGCTGAGATTCATGGAGGCCACCGGCCTGCGCCCGTGCGACCATGAGCCGTCACGCAAAGCCAAGGCGTCGCTCTCCGAAGAGTTGCCGGATCACGACCAAGACAGTGACTGGTATGATCCGGTCTCCGGTCACTATGTCATGATCGACGAGCCTTATAGCCGCCCGGTCGTTTCGAGCGAACGTGCAGCATGGGCACGCGTCAATGGCTGGCACATCGAAGCGGCGCGTTGGCCCGGTATCTATTTCCCCAACCGATGCGCCTTTTTCGTGGCGGCCAATGCCAATGCCGGTTTCGACTTCTCCGCGCTGATGGACCGGATCAACGCGATCCCGGTCATCACCGACAACTGGTTCGGCATCTCGGCGCGTGGCCACGCGCTATTCGTCAGTCCGGCAGCGCAAACGCCGCAGGACCGCCGCCGCGCCAAGGCGAAGGCGCTGGTCGTGGCCCGTCCATCGAAGACGACCACGCCTTATTTTGGCATGTGGGGACATGCGAAGCGCCGGCCCAACGGCACGCCAGGCCTGGAGGCGCATCAGGTCATGGGGCGGATGATCAAGGCCGTGCTGCATTCCCGGCACAAGCCATGGGCGGTAAACAGGCGGATGGACAAGGTCCGCTCGACGCTTGAGGACTGGCTTAACTATGAGCTGGAGCAAGGCGATCTCGACGGGCCGGAATTCTTCGACGTCTACTATAATGACCTGCCGGATGGCGACCCCTTCGAGTTGCTCGCGCAATCGAGCGAAGGCGTCGCCTATCTGTTGCTTGAGCTGAAGCGCAAGCTGGAGTCAGTCTATCCCATATGCGCACCGCGCGCGGCGATGATGTCCAGGATCGACGTGTCGGTGCGAATTGTCTGCGATGACTTCGCGCACGAAAGCCCTTCGTTTAGGGGTGAGCCCAGTCTTCGGCGTGACGAACGCACAGGGTAG